In the genome of Cyanobacteriota bacterium, the window TTGATTATTGTTTGAAATTATTGTTGCGTTTGAATCTGCATCGCCGCTTGTATCTACTGCTCTTGCAAGACCTGTTGGATCAGCACTTGCCAAGCGTCCTTGATTATTGTTTGAGATTATCGATGCACTTGACGGAGCACCACCACTTCTTCTTAAAGTAGTACCGGTAGCACTAATAATCCGCCTTGAACTAGTTCTACTTACAAATCGATTGCGCGATATCGGTAAAGGAATGCGTGCAACAGCAGCATCAGTAAGCAAAAAACTCACTAGCAAGATGGATAATATACGGACTATGTTCTTTCTAATCATAACTGGCACAAATCGTATCACTCATTGAAAGCCCTTTGCTCAGTTAATTTGGGTAAATATTGAGCCCCGCCCAGGGGTAAACCCCTAAAGACAAAGACTTGTTATAATCCGAGCTAATAGCATGAGTTTTCAATTTGAATTAATCAAGAAAAAAGGCGAGGCCAGAGCTGGCAAAATCACTACTCCACACGGAGTTATTGAAACACCTGTCTTCATGCCAGTGGCAACACAATCAGCAATTAAAGCAATGAGTTTTGATCAACTTGATGCTTGCGGCACTGAAATCGTCCTATCAAATACTTATCATCTTCATCTAAGACCTGGAGAAGACTTGATTCATCAAGCCGGAGGTTTACATGATTGGACCTCATACCAAAAACCATTTTTGACAGACTCTGGAGGTTTTCAAATCTTCTCTCAATCAAGATTAGGCAAATGCAAAATCAATGATCAAGGTGCAGAATTTATTGACAACCTAGCTGGCAACAAACATTTTATTAGTCCAGAAGATTCAATCACAATGCAAAACAAAATGGGAGCTGATATCATCATGGCTTTTGATCATTGTCCTGATGGTGGAGCAAGTTATGAGGAAACCAAAGAAGCCATGGAACGCACTCATAGATGGGCGGAGCGCTGTATGATTCAACATCAAAACTCACTTGAACAAAAACTAAGACCTGAAGACCAAGCTTTGTTTTTAATAGTGCAAGGTGGTATTTTCAAAGATCTGCGTGCCCAAAGCGTTGAAGCGCTCACTCAACATGACGCACCTGGTTTTGCAATCGGCGGAGTTTCAGTGGGAGAAAGTCGAGAGGATATTGACGAGATAGTTAAATACACCACGCCGCTGTTGCCAGAAAACAAACCAAGATATTTAATGGGCATAGGAACCAAAGAAGATATAGTCAAAGCAATTGAAGCCGGCATCGATATGTTTGATTGCGTCATGCCAACTCGAATTGCCAGGCATGGAGCATTCTTTGATAAAAATGGAGTAAGACAACTAATTAAAAATAGTCAGTATACAGCCGACTTTAAACCACTTGATTCAAATTGCGCTTGCTATGCTTGCACAAATCACAGCAGAGCTTATATTCGACACTTATTTCGAGCCCAAGAAATGCTAGCTGCAACACTACTTAGTATCCACAACCTCAGTTATCTGATCAAGCTCACCAATTCTATACGTGAAGAGATACTTTCCTAGAGCCAGCGGGATTAATACTAAAAGCGGATGGAAGAAGAGCCGGAAAATAACGAAGAACTAAGTTTTGAGCAAATTGAAGAAGAGGCTCAACTAGAGAAGTTTGAACAATCGGAAGATGGTACTCTACTTCTAGAAATTGATGATGATGATGAAAAACCCAAAGTCACTTCCTCATCAAAAGATCCTTGGCTCAATTTTAAAACAATAGACTTTGGTAGAGATATAAAGAATTTGATCAATAAACCATTTTGGGTTTTGGTGAACTTTCTTTTGATTCTCTTTTTAGTATTCTTTTTGTTGCTATTTGCTGATTACTTAGAAGAAACTAAATACAACGATCTAATTGCATACGTTGCCGTCAATCATCATATGCCAGAAAACTACCAAGGTGAAATACCAGAACTCGCACAGGAATTGATGCATCACCATCATCTCAAACAAGCTCAAGTAGAAGAAGCGAGGAAACTAGTCAAAGATGATCCTCGAATTAATGATCCTGTAATGGGGGACTTTTATCCGGAAGCATTATCAAATGAAGATGTCATTCTCATACTACAAGGACAAGACATTGGGATGGTAACAAGAAGCGGTGCTGTCAAAACTGAACTAATGAATTTATCAGGCTTAGACTTGAGTAAATTGAGTTTTGATGAAATGAATAATTTCTTACAAAGTGACTTGCGTTACACAAGTTTTGAAGGAGTCAACCAAGCCAATATGAGCTTCAGAGGGGCTTCTGCTGAGTATGCCCAATTTGTAGATGCCAAACTACCAGAAGCCAACTTCATTAGAGCGAGAATAGACAGTGCGAATTTCTATAATTCAACAGTGTATAATTCTTTATTCACAGGTGCTATAGGTCCAAGAGCTTTAATGTCAGAAAGTGATTTTCATAATTCGAAGTTCGACGAGACCTTATTCAAACTAGCAGACTTTTCTGGATCCAATCTTGAAAACTGCAATTTCAGATCATCCAACTTGGAAGCTGCCAGTTTCCGCGGAGCTAATCTCAAAAATGTTAATTTCAAAGGCTCTAACTTGCGTAGTGTTAATTTTGTTAATGCCAATCTAGAAGGCGCTGACCTGAGCAATACTGGACTTGAAGCCGCCAATTTTGAAGGAGCCAATCTTCAAGACACTAAATTCAATGACGCTGATCTCAATCAAGCCAACTTTCATAAAGTCAGAAATGCAAACGAAAAACAATTCAAATCCAGTAAAACCAAAGTTGGTATCCGCAATATACCTGACTATGTCTTCCCTAAACAAAGAAGCTATAGAGAAAGGTTTAGTGCGCCGAATGATGTTTATTAATCAAGCGAAAATCCATTCTCTGAAATATAATTCATCGATTGTCCTGGCGTATAAATAAATTCAGGACAACGCAATTCTATAGCGCAGTTAAGAATAATCTTGAAGGCGTTATTAATTATTGCTAGTCTAAAATCAACCAAGAGTTTATGGACAGACACATCTGGAATAAGCAACTTGAGAAAGTCTCTTCGAGCAGCGACATCCATTGGTTCAAGCTCAGCAACGATTTGGCTTAATGTACTTCTGCTGATATTTGTGATTGCTCTTAGAATTAATGCACTAGTACCGATCAAAGCAAGTGGTTTATCAAATGAATAATTAGAGGCAAGGTAATTTGGCAATCTGGTTGTATTAAGATCAACGTGTGAACCTATCGGGAAGGACTTCTGTCTCACTATCTCACCAGCACTGATTTCCACCAATTGGTGACTAGCTCCACCAGTATCTAGTAATAGAAAATCCTGATACTTGTCTTTGAGATCTTCATAGACAGCCATGGCAGCATAACAACATTCTTGGTCTTCAGAAAAAACCCTAATGTCTTTGAAACCAAAACCACGAAGCTTCTTTAAGAAACTCTCACCACTACCGCGCGGATCTTTCATCGCTTCTCGAATTGCAGCAGTTGCAAAAACCAATAGCTCAGCTGGCTCAATATTGTTCTTGGCTAAGAAAGGAATAATTTCTTCGCGAAGACTAGTAAGTGCGATCTTGACAGACTCTTGTGCAAGATGTGATTTTCTAAGTCCCTTACCAAGAGAGCTTTGAAAGCGCAAACTAAAAGCACCTTCCTTATGTAGTTTGTAGCTGCCGCTACCAATTTCCAGGACTGTATAAACCACTATTCAATTATATAGTAAACCAATAAAATCTTCTTAATTCTTGACAAAGCTCTTTTCGCCCTCAGACCGTGGCTAAGAAGGGGTTTTTGTTGTTTTTGCTATGCAAAAACGAATAGGCAACCTCAATCCGAATGGCTCAAAGACTTTGCAAAAATTTCGAAGACTTTATTGGTTTACTATAATCGCAACCGACAATGACTCGGATTACAAATACTGAGCAGTATAGGATTTAGTGCTCAATGCAACTTCTTCTGGGCTTCCTTGAGCAAGCAGCTCACCGCCAGCATCACCGCCCTCGGGACCAAGATCAACAATATGATCAGAGTGTTTAATTACATCCAGATTGTGCTCGATTACCAAGACGGTATTACCAGTATCTACCAAACGATTAAGCACATTCAAAAGATGTTGAATATCAAACCAATGCAAGCCTGTTGTCGGTTCATCGAGTAGATACATTGTTTTGCCAGTAGGGCGCTTGGATAATTCAGAGGCTAGCTTGATTCTTTGAGCCTCACCGCCAGAGAGAGTCGTGGCAGCTTGCCCAAGACGAATATAATCCAAACCTACATCCTGCAGAGCTTGGAGTTTCTTTTTGACTTGAGGGATAGCATCAAAGAAGCTAAGTGCTTCTTCAACTGTCATTTCTAAAATATCAAAAATGGATTTGTTTTTGAATTTAACTTCAAGCGTTTCTTGATTATAACGGCGTCCTTTGCAAATATCACACTTGACATAGACAGAAGGTAAGAAATTCATCTCAATCTCAACCAAGCCAGCCCCGCCACAAGCCTCACAACGACCGCCTTTGACATTGAAACTAAAACGTCCTGGATTATAGCCTCTTGCCTTGGCTTCTATAGTTTGCGAGAAGACTTGACGTATAGGATCAAAAACTCCGACATAGGTCGCTGGATTAGAGCGAGGAGTTCGACCAATCGGGCTTTGGTCAATTACAATTACTTTATCAAGTTCTTTGTGTCCATTGATTGATTTCAATTCCCGCGGCATTGGCACCTTGTAACCAAGCTTGTGCATCAAAGCTGGCCTTAATAAATCATTTATCAAAGAGCTTTTGCCAGAGCCGCTCACTCCTGTTACTGAAATGAATTTGCCAAGCGGGAAATCAACACTGATGTCTTTGAGATTATTTTTTGTGGCACCATTAATACTCAAATAATTTCCATTACCTTCACGTCTAGTTGAAGGTACCTCTATCTTAAGCCTACCAGACAAATAAGCGCCAGTAATAGAATCTGGAGCATCCATAATATCCTGTACGCTACCTTGAGCCACCACGTAACCACCATGAACACCAGCTTTGGGGCCAATATCTAAAACATGATCTGCCTTGATAATTGTCTCTTGATCATGCTCCACTACCAAGACAGTATTACCAATATCACGCAAATGATTAAGGGTAGCAAGTAATTTATCATTGTCTTTTTGATGTAAACCAATAGACGGTTCATCTAAAACATACAAAACACCAGTCAAGGAAGAGCCAATCTGCGAAGCCAAGCGAATACGTTGAAACTCACCACCAGAAAGAGTCTTAGCTGAACGTGACAAAGTCAAATATGACAAGCCCACATCTTTCAAAAACTTGAGCCTCGCTCTAATTTCAATCAAAACCTGATGGGCTATCTGTGCATGTTGTGGATTCAAAAACAGTTCAAGCTTAGAAAAGAAATCATCTGCTTTCTCAACAGAGAGCCTGGAGATATCAGCTATGCTTTGTCCAGCAATTTTGACAGCTAAGACAGAAGGCTTGAGTCTTGCACCATTGCACTTGGGGCAATCTGTTTCGATCATATATTGCTCAAGCTCAGCTTTCCAGCTCTCTGAACCAGATTCTTTGTAGCGACGCTGCAGTTGCCCAACCACACCTTCATAATAGACATTGTAATTACCGTAACCAAGATTGGGATATTTTTTGGTATCAATCTTGACTCGCTTTTCATCATAACCATTAAAAATTATATCTTTGGTTTTGTCAGAAAACTCTCCAAAAGGAGTTTTCATCGACAACCCGAGTGTCGTCATCAAAGCATCTAGCAATGCTTTATAAAAAGGGTTATTGGTTTTTGCCCAAGGCTTGATAGCACCTTCAGCAAGAGTCAGGCTTGGCACGGGTACCAAAAGATCTTCTGACAATTCTTGCTCCATACCCAAGCCATCACAAGCGCTGCAAGCACCGTGCGGGCTATTAAAACTAAAGTTTTTGGGTTCAAGCTCTGGCAAACTACCATGACCATTGGGACAAGCCATCAACTCAGAGAATAGGTGATCTTTCTCTGTACTTAAATCATGGACAATGACAACTCCCTCACCGCGACTCAAAGCCAAAGCGAGACTATCAGCAATACGACTTCTAGCAGAGTCTTTAATTACTATCCTGTCGACAACTAATTCAATGTCATGCTTTTTAGTTTTGGCAAGCTTGATTGTTTCTTCAAGTGTATAAACAACTCCATCTACTCGCACTCTGACAAAGCCCTCTGATTTAAGTGCTGAGAACAAGTTTTGGTGCTCTCCTTTTTTGTCTTTAACTAAAGGAGCCAAAATCATGGCTTTACTACCTTGCTGCAACTCAAGCACTTGATCAATAATTTGATCGATAGTTTGCGCTTCCACCTTAGCGTCACATTCAGGACAATACTGCGTACCAATTCGCGCGTATAATAAACGCAAATGATCATAGATCTCAGTGACAGTACCAACTGTAGAGCGAGGATTATACGAGGATTGTTTTTGATCAATTGAAATTGCTGGACTCAAGCCCTTGATCTCTTCAACATCAGGCTTATCCAACTGTCCAAGAAACTGCCTAGCATAAGCCGAGAGACTCTCGACATAACGTCTCTGTCCTTCTGCAAAAATCGTATCAAAAGCAAGCGAGCTTTTACCAGAACCACTCACACCTGTAATCACAACGAGTTGATTCTTAGGAATAGTTACATCTATATTTTTGAGATTGTGTTGCTTAGCCCCGCGTACTTCAATGCAATCATCGAGCTTTATTTTTTTGAGGGTTTTTGTGCTCACATACTCAGATTAGCACACGAGATTATAGTCATTAGACCTCTTTCGAAACCGAAGGTTTCGTGTAATGATGTAGGATTGGTTACAAAATTGTTCAGAACAAGGCTTGCGAAAGCCCGAAGGGCGTTCCCGAAGTTTGCTGTCGCAAATGAGGGTGAGGGTAACGCAGTTCTGGGCGATTTGGTGACCAATCCCTATTTGGTTCGGTCTTTTTCGGCAGTACTCGCATACTTAGAAAAACGATCTGTAAGCGTATGAAGCTCAAGTACTACCTTCCCACCACTAGCCATATATTGAGTTTCCCAATTAACCAAAAAATCAATACAAGAATGGTCAATGTACTGGCACTTGTCAAAGAATATATAAACTTTTTTCTTCTGCTCAAGAGCCCCTAGTAGATCAGCAATTTGCGGCAATGTCACAAAATTGGCAGCACCTTCAAGATCAACTTCTATTACATCGGTTCCTTCAATTGCTTGAGTTGAGATTTCAAGATGATTAATTTGGTGTAAGAGTCTAATAAATGAAACAAGTAAGCCAATGATGATTCCTTGAAGTAAGTTAGTTAGGAGTACTGCAGTAACTGTTATTAGATAGATTATAAATTCAGCCCGGCTATAACTGTAGATCTTAATCAGAGCTTTGTAGTTAACTAGCCTAACACCGGTATAGACGAGGATTGCTGCAAAGCAAGAAGTTGGGATTATCTCCAAAACATGAGGGAAAATAATGATAAATACTAACAAGAATATTCCATGAAGAATTGTTGAGATTCTTGTTTTAGCACCAGCTGTAACATTGGCAGCACTACGAATTATAACTCCAGCAATTGGTAAAACTCCCAGAAATCCTGCCACCAAATTACCAGTAGCTTGAGCAAAGACCTCTTGATTGTAATTAGCACGAGCGCCTGTATGTAATTGATCGACAGCTGTTGCAGTAAGCAAAGTCTCGGCAGTTGCAATGAAAGCCACAGTAAAAGCAGCGAGCATATAACTTGAATTAGTTAGAGCTGGTATAACTGCATTGAAGTCAATTATATTTATATCCTGCATGAGTCCATCGGGTAGATTTAAGTGTTTGATAGGGAAATGAAAAATTTGAGTGACAAGAATTGAAACAACTACACCAACCAAGGCTGGCGGAATAGCTTTGATACGCTTGGGAACAAGATTCCAGAGCATTATTGTTCCAATTGTGATGACACCAATCAATGCAGACATATGGTAAACAGAGCCATCCATTGGAAATAAGCCATGTAATAAAGAACCGGGAATTAATGCTAAATTTGCAATTGGATTATGATTTGGGCTATCTCCAACCATGACATGGAACTGAGAAGCAAAGATAGAGACACCAATCGCGCTGAGCATACCTTGAATAACTGATGGTGCTACGGTTCTGAATACTGGTCCAAGTTTCAAGATCGCAAAAATCAATTGAATAATTCCAGCAAGAAAAGCAATTAATCCAAGTTGCTTAAGACCGAAGTTGGTAATTATCTCTGCCACGATAATCATTAAACTAGCAGTTGGACCACTAACTGATAAAGGACAGCCAGAGAGTAAACCAACTACAATACCACCAACTGCTGCTGAAATAATCCCAGATGTTGGTGAAGCTCCAGTTGCAACTGCAACACCAATTGATAAAGGTAATGCAACTAAAAAAACCACAAGAGCCGCTAAGCCTTCATGCTTGAGACTTGTTTTGTTACGACTAAAATATTTCATCATAGGGTGGTATCCTGACATCGGACATAATCTTGTATTATTGTCTCATCGTCCTCTAATCTTTATACCCGATTAGTACTGAGATTAATTGTGATACAAGATTATGTCCAATGTCAGGATACGACCCTTGGTCCACCAACAGGATAATTACGCTCACCATTGGTATTAGACCAAGTCATAAACATACGACCGATACCACTACCCACAAAATAAAGTGCCATAGTCACTGGTTCGTTGTTTTTTTGTTTGGAGGCCATTTCACAAAGTGAACCCATAATAAATGAGAGTCCTGAATTTATATAATTAGTACGTTTGCAAGCCCAGTGATCTTTACCTAATTGGAAAGAATCAACAAGGATTTCACCAATACCTTTGATCCAACCACCTGCTTTGGTGCTACCAGTCAAGAGCCAAGTAAGCACACCGGCACCAGAAAAAATACCACCCCAAGTTCCAGAAAGTAATCCAAAGTTGTCGGAGAGATTTTTATAAGTATCAAGTGTTAATATTTTTTTCAAAGCAAGAGACATTCTGCTGCTGACCATCTTAAAATTGTCTCCATAGCTCTTGGACTCCGATGTCTGTGCCATACTGGTAACGAAGTTGGGGATTTGATAAAGCGTAAACGCCAGTCCACGCAAGAGCCCCATGATTTTACGAGGAGCAAACATAGCAATCACAAGTTCAGAAAGATAGCCTGCAACATTGAATACTTCTTTTTGTTTATGTCCATTATAAATATTGAAAATCGAATTAATACCCATGGATAACTTGGCACCAATATCAGCAGTCATGTTAACCAACTTATTGTTTTTAGAAGCTCTAGAAGAATTGACCAAGGCAGAAAGACTATTGGTAATAATATTAATCACATTAGCAAAGTCTGTGCTTTTCTTTAAAATATTATATAAATGAATATCGTCTTGTTT includes:
- the tgt gene encoding tRNA guanosine(34) transglycosylase Tgt; the encoded protein is MSFQFELIKKKGEARAGKITTPHGVIETPVFMPVATQSAIKAMSFDQLDACGTEIVLSNTYHLHLRPGEDLIHQAGGLHDWTSYQKPFLTDSGGFQIFSQSRLGKCKINDQGAEFIDNLAGNKHFISPEDSITMQNKMGADIIMAFDHCPDGGASYEETKEAMERTHRWAERCMIQHQNSLEQKLRPEDQALFLIVQGGIFKDLRAQSVEALTQHDAPGFAIGGVSVGESREDIDEIVKYTTPLLPENKPRYLMGIGTKEDIVKAIEAGIDMFDCVMPTRIARHGAFFDKNGVRQLIKNSQYTADFKPLDSNCACYACTNHSRAYIRHLFRAQEMLAATLLSIHNLSYLIKLTNSIREEILS
- the uvrA gene encoding excinuclease ABC subunit UvrA, with amino-acid sequence MSTKTLKKIKLDDCIEVRGAKQHNLKNIDVTIPKNQLVVITGVSGSGKSSLAFDTIFAEGQRRYVESLSAYARQFLGQLDKPDVEEIKGLSPAISIDQKQSSYNPRSTVGTVTEIYDHLRLLYARIGTQYCPECDAKVEAQTIDQIIDQVLELQQGSKAMILAPLVKDKKGEHQNLFSALKSEGFVRVRVDGVVYTLEETIKLAKTKKHDIELVVDRIVIKDSARSRIADSLALALSRGEGVVIVHDLSTEKDHLFSELMACPNGHGSLPELEPKNFSFNSPHGACSACDGLGMEQELSEDLLVPVPSLTLAEGAIKPWAKTNNPFYKALLDALMTTLGLSMKTPFGEFSDKTKDIIFNGYDEKRVKIDTKKYPNLGYGNYNVYYEGVVGQLQRRYKESGSESWKAELEQYMIETDCPKCNGARLKPSVLAVKIAGQSIADISRLSVEKADDFFSKLELFLNPQHAQIAHQVLIEIRARLKFLKDVGLSYLTLSRSAKTLSGGEFQRIRLASQIGSSLTGVLYVLDEPSIGLHQKDNDKLLATLNHLRDIGNTVLVVEHDQETIIKADHVLDIGPKAGVHGGYVVAQGSVQDIMDAPDSITGAYLSGRLKIEVPSTRREGNGNYLSINGATKNNLKDISVDFPLGKFISVTGVSGSGKSSLINDLLRPALMHKLGYKVPMPRELKSINGHKELDKVIVIDQSPIGRTPRSNPATYVGVFDPIRQVFSQTIEAKARGYNPGRFSFNVKGGRCEACGGAGLVEIEMNFLPSVYVKCDICKGRRYNQETLEVKFKNKSIFDILEMTVEEALSFFDAIPQVKKKLQALQDVGLDYIRLGQAATTLSGGEAQRIKLASELSKRPTGKTMYLLDEPTTGLHWFDIQHLLNVLNRLVDTGNTVLVIEHNLDVIKHSDHIVDLGPEGGDAGGELLAQGSPEEVALSTKSYTAQYL
- a CDS encoding pentapeptide repeat-containing protein, yielding MEEEPENNEELSFEQIEEEAQLEKFEQSEDGTLLLEIDDDDEKPKVTSSSKDPWLNFKTIDFGRDIKNLINKPFWVLVNFLLILFLVFFLLLFADYLEETKYNDLIAYVAVNHHMPENYQGEIPELAQELMHHHHLKQAQVEEARKLVKDDPRINDPVMGDFYPEALSNEDVILILQGQDIGMVTRSGAVKTELMNLSGLDLSKLSFDEMNNFLQSDLRYTSFEGVNQANMSFRGASAEYAQFVDAKLPEANFIRARIDSANFYNSTVYNSLFTGAIGPRALMSESDFHNSKFDETLFKLADFSGSNLENCNFRSSNLEAASFRGANLKNVNFKGSNLRSVNFVNANLEGADLSNTGLEAANFEGANLQDTKFNDADLNQANFHKVRNANEKQFKSSKTKVGIRNIPDYVFPKQRSYRERFSAPNDVY
- a CDS encoding SulP family inorganic anion transporter; translated protein: MSGYHPMMKYFSRNKTSLKHEGLAALVVFLVALPLSIGVAVATGASPTSGIISAAVGGIVVGLLSGCPLSVSGPTASLMIIVAEIITNFGLKQLGLIAFLAGIIQLIFAILKLGPVFRTVAPSVIQGMLSAIGVSIFASQFHVMVGDSPNHNPIANLALIPGSLLHGLFPMDGSVYHMSALIGVITIGTIMLWNLVPKRIKAIPPALVGVVVSILVTQIFHFPIKHLNLPDGLMQDINIIDFNAVIPALTNSSYMLAAFTVAFIATAETLLTATAVDQLHTGARANYNQEVFAQATGNLVAGFLGVLPIAGVIIRSAANVTAGAKTRISTILHGIFLLVFIIIFPHVLEIIPTSCFAAILVYTGVRLVNYKALIKIYSYSRAEFIIYLITVTAVLLTNLLQGIIIGLLVSFIRLLHQINHLEISTQAIEGTDVIEVDLEGAANFVTLPQIADLLGALEQKKKVYIFFDKCQYIDHSCIDFLVNWETQYMASGGKVVLELHTLTDRFSKYASTAEKDRTK